The Patescibacteria group bacterium nucleotide sequence GGCGAATGCAATCAATTGGCTCTTGGGGATCTTGGGTATTTTTGCCGTTGGGGCAATTGTGTATGGCGGGATAAAGTTTATGACTGCCGGCGGGGAGCAGGACAAAGCAAAAGCAGCGTCAAAAACGGTTTTTTTCGCAGTACTTGGCCTTGTCACCATCGCACTTGCATGGGTGATCGGTTCCGTAATACTCAAAAGCATTGCGGGGATTATAAAGTGAGACAGAAGTGGACAAAAGGCGTAAAAAGTGCTATAATTAGAGTAGATTAGAGCGTGTCCAATCATGTTTTAAGTGTGTATGAAAAAGCGAACACTACCTAAAAAAATCAAATTCCGCCAAGAATTATTTTGGGATGTGGACCCCAAAACCATTGATGCAAAAAAACATGCGCGCTATATCATAGAACGCATTTTGGACCATGGCATGCTTAATGAAATGCAATGGCTTACCCGCCAATATCCGCGGCAAGCTATTCGCCGAGTTCTTGCTCTGCCGCGCGTCCAACTTCATGCTAAGTCAAAATCATTATGGTCTCTCGTGTTTCAAAAAAAATAGAATGCAATACCCTTTTCCTCGACCGACTCCCAAAGGCTACACAGGGAGCATTCAGGCTTTGTACGACCATGCCTTTTTTTACGGATTTTCCATGGTATTTAGCCGGGGGAACGGCGCTTGCACTTCAGGTGGGCCATCGCCAATCCGTAGACCTGGATTTTTTTACTCACAAAAAATCATTTAATCAGCGTGAAACAGAGCTGTTGTTAGAGAGAACCAATGAGTGGATGACGGATCATCAAGAGGACGGAACATTATTTGGGAGGTTGAAAAAAGCAAAAATGAGCTTGATTGCCTATCCGTTTTTTTTACCCTCAAAAGAAGTAGTTCGTTGTGGCACGGTACGTATTTTGCCCCCCAAAGACATCGCCGTTATGAAAATTATCGCCATCAGTCAGCGAGGACGGAAGCGAGA carries:
- a CDS encoding nucleotidyl transferase AbiEii/AbiGii toxin family protein, producing MVSRVSKKIECNTLFLDRLPKATQGAFRLCTTMPFFTDFPWYLAGGTALALQVGHRQSVDLDFFTHKKSFNQRETELLLERTNEWMTDHQEDGTLFGRLKKAKMSLIAYPFFLPSKEVVRCGTVRILPPKDIAVMKIIAISQRGRKRDFLDLYWYCLHCEPLRDVVRRVFHHYPQDHNIPHLIKSLTYFEDAEEDPMPTVFFKVDWKTIKAYFRKEAVRIAKELLHIS